From Carya illinoinensis cultivar Pawnee chromosome 5, C.illinoinensisPawnee_v1, whole genome shotgun sequence, one genomic window encodes:
- the LOC122309919 gene encoding glycosyltransferase BC10: MARSSSRRSGDHREETDKHTGLLKLVQILSFLLVFVAGVVIGLAATWHINRKMAFNYHPEVYSFVNHISAPGNCTSRRTVVKPVDCLSMEAFLRPINVTHGMSDEELFWRASMVPKKKEYPNQRRVPKVAFMFLTRGPLPMLPLWERFFWGHARELYSVYVHSPPGYDLNVSTHSPFYGRQIPSQKVEWGTATLSDAERRLLGNGLLDFSNERFVLLSESCIPVYNFPTVYKYLTASSHSFVESYDDPSRYGRGRYNRNMLPYIQLRHWRKGSQWFELHRALAISIVADTNYYNLFCKYCRPACYPDEHYIPTFLHMFYASHNSNRTVTWVDWSMGGPHPALYRKSNITDDFIRSIRNNGTHCQYNSDTTSVCYLFARKFAPSALQPLLNLSSTVLEF, from the exons ATGGCCAGGAGTAGTAGTAGAAGGTCTGGGGATCACAGAGAAGAAACCGACAAGCACACGGGTCTGTTAAAACTGGTCCAAATCCTCTCTTTCCTATTGGTTTTCGTCGCCGGCGTGGTTATCGGATTAGCGGCCACGTGGCACATCAACCGCAAGATGGCGTTCAACTATCACCCGGAGGTGTACTCTTTCGTGAACCACATCTCTGCCCCTGGCAATTGCACCAGTAGGCGCACCGTCGTCAAGCCGGTGGATTGCCTGAGCATGGAGGCGTTTCTGCGGCCGATCAATGTGACGCACGGGATGTCCGACGAGGAGCTGTTTTGGAGGGCGTCGATGGTGCCAAAGAAGAAAGAATACCCGAATCAGAGGAGAGTTCCAAAGGTGGCGTTCATGTTCTTGACAAGGGGGCCGTTGCCAATGTTGCCGCTGTGGGAGAGGTTCTTTTGGGGACATGCTAGGGAGTTGTACTCCGTTTACGTTCATTCGCCTCCAGGGTACGACCTCAACGTCTCCACCCATTCGCCTTTCTATGGACGTCAAATCCCCAGTCAG AAGGTAGAGTGGGGAACAGCGACGCTATCGGACGCGGAGAGGCGGCTTCTGGGCAATGGATTGCTAGACTTTTCAAACGAAAGATTTGTTCTGCTTTCGGAGAGCTGCATCCCGGTCTATAACTTCCCAACTGTATACAAATATCTGACTGCTTCTTCCCATAGCTTTGTTGAATCATACGATGATCCCTCTCGATATGGACGAGGTCGCTACAATCGCAATATGCTCCCCTACATACAGCTCCGTCATTGGCGTAAAGGATCTCAGTGGTTTGAACTTCACCGTGCACTCGCTATTTCCATAGTCGCCGACACCAACTACTACAACCTCTTCTGCAAATATTGTAGACCTGCTTGCTACCCAGATGAACATTACATTCCTACTTTCCTCCACATGTTCTACGCTTCACATAATTCTAATCGGACCGTCACTTGGGTTGACTGGTCCATGGGCGGTCCACACCCAGCACTTTACAGAAAATCTAACATCACAGATGATTTCATACGATCTATACGTAACAACGGCACCCATTGCCAATATAATTCTGACACCACCTCTGTTTGTTACCTCTTTGCTCGTAAGTTTGCTCCGAGTGCACTGCAGCCTTTGCTCAACCTTTCCTCAACTGTACTGGAATTTTGA
- the LOC122309918 gene encoding pentatricopeptide repeat-containing protein At1g10270 — translation MSLFRLLLIRSLRRPSTTSSPTSQSLTSLLFLHHQNPNNNSLYQTALTRGFAFSSAEEAAAERRRRKRRLRIEPPLHALRRDPSQPPPQRDPNAPRLPDSTSALVGPRLNLHNRVQSLIRAGDLDAASAVARHSVFSNTRPTVFTCNAIIAAMYRAKRYNDAVALFHFFFNQSNIVPNVVSYNNLINTHCDEGRVDVGLEVYRHIIANAPFSPSPVTYRHLTKGLIDAGQINEAVDLLREMLNKGHGADSLVYNNLIKGFLELGNLDKANELFDELKERCMVYDGVVTATFMDWFFNQGKEKEAMESYKSLLDRQFKMVPATCNVLLEVLLKHGKKMEAWGFFDSMLDNHTPPNFQAVNSDTFNIMVNECFKLGKFEEVIPTFKKVGTKPNSKPFQMDVAGYNNIIARFCENGMLSEAETMFVELSSKSLSPDVTTHRTLIDAFLKADRIDDALRVFNRMVDVGLRVVANFGNRVFDELIKNGKVVDCAQILSKMGEKDPKPDPTCYEVVIEGLCNEGILDKSWDLLSEMMRYGVGLTPALQESVTEAFGKAGRGEEIERLLGINRWGYAHVSSRPPPRTAGPAHQPLGPPQMASLPHRPSEYSQMDSVQNSPSGPSQMAWKQHSPSKPTQHSPSGPTEVAWQQHAPSSSSHMAGLQHSPSGAPPMTEPHQRPS, via the exons ATGTCACTCTTTCGCCTCCTCCTCATCCGCTCTCTCCGCCGCCCCTCCACCACCTCTTCTCCCACCTCACAGAGCCTAACCTCGCTCCTCTTCCTCCACCACCAAAACCCTAACAACAACAGCCTATATCAAACTGCATTGACACGCGGCTTCGCCTTCTCATCCGCCGAGGAAGCCGCGGCCGAGAGACGTCGCCGTAAGCGCCGGCTTCGTATCGAGCCCCCACTGCACGCACTCCGTCGCGACCCCAGCCAACCCCCTCCGCAGCGAGACCCTAACGCCCCACGGCTTCCGGACTCCACGTCGGCGCTGGTGGGCCCCAGGCTCAACCTCCACAACCGGGTGCAGTCCCTGATAAGGGCAGGAGACCTCGATGCCGCCTCCGCAGTGGCCCGCCACTCTGTCTTCTCCAACACTCGCCCCACCGTCTTCACCTGCAACGCAATTATCGCCGCTATGTACCGGGCCAAGAG GTACAATGATGCTGTTGCTCTCTTCCATTTCTTCTTCAACCAATCCAATATTGTTCCAAATGTTGTATCTTACAATAATTTGATTAATACGCACTGCGATGAGGGCAGGGTTGATGTGGGATTGGAAGTTTATCGGCATATAATTGCTAATGCTCCATTTAGTCCATCGCCGGTCACCTACCGGCACTTAACGAAAGGATTGATTGATGCAGGGCAGATTAATGAGGCGGTTGATCTTTTGAGGGAAATGTTGAATAAGGGGCACGGTGCAGATTCCTTGGTTTATAACAATTTGATTAAGGGGTTTCTGGAGTTGGGGAATCTAGACAAGGCAAATGAGCTTTTTGATGAGCTTAAGGAACGATGTATGGTTTATGATGGGGTTGTGACTGCAACATTTATGGATTGGTTTTTCAATCAGGGGAAAGAAAAGGAGGCAATGGAGTCGTATAAGTCCTTGCTTGATCGCCAGTTTAAGATGGTGCCTGCAACTTGTAATGTCCTATTGGAGGTGTTGCTTAAGCATGGGAAGAAAATGGAGGCTTGGGGATTTTTTGATTCGATGCTGGATAATCACACGCCACCAAATTTCCAAGCGGTGAATTCTGACACCTTTAATATAATGGTTAATGAATGTTTTAAGCTTGGAAAGTTTGAGGAGGTAATTCCCACATTTAAGAAGGTGGGTACAAAACCAAATTCAAAGCCTTTCCAAATGGACGTTGCGGggtataataatataattgccCGGTTTTGTGAGAATGGGATGTTATCGGAGGCGGAGACGATGTTTGTAGAATTGTCCTCAAAGTCATTGTCCCCAGATGTCACAACTCATAGGACTTTGATTGATGCATTTTTGAAAGCGGACAGGATTGATGATGCTTTGAGGGTGTTTAACAGAATGGTGGATGTTGGTTTGAGGGTAGTTGCTAATTTTGGTAACAGGGTGTTTGATGAATTGATCAAGAATGGGAAGGTAGTGGATTGCGCCCAGATTTTATcaaaaatgggagagaaagatcCTAAACCAGACCCTACTTGTTATGAGGTTGTGATTGAGGGACTTTGCAATGAAGGTATTTTGGATAAGAGCTGGGATTTACTGAGCGAGATGATGAGGTATGGTGTTGGACTTACTCCTGCATTGCAGGAATCAGTAACTGAGGCATTTGGGAAAGCTGGGCGTGGCGAAGAGATTGAGAGATTGTTAGGTATCAATAGGTGGGGATATGCACATGTATCGTCAAGACCACCTCCTCGAACAGCAGGACCTGCACACCAGCCATTGGGGCCCCCTCAAATGGCAAGCCTACCACACCGACCATCTGAATACTCTCAAATGGATAGCGTTCAGAACTCACCTTCTGGACCCTCGCAAATGGCATGGAAGCAGCACTCTCCATCAAAACCCACACAGCACTCTCCATCAGGACCCACTGAAGTGGCATGGCAGCAGCACGCTCCCTCTAGTTCTTCTCATATGGCAGGACTGCAGCACTCGCCATCAGGAGCCCCTCCAATGACTGAACCACATCAGCGACCATCCTGA